From the genome of Solanum lycopersicum chromosome 12, SLM_r2.1:
TATAGTGGAAgacattttgatattctttgatGCTTGAAAAGTTGAGATGAGAGGTAGAGATTGTCCCACTGGGCGTGCCAAAATTTGTAGACACTAAAAATTTGCGTCGAGAAAACAATAACCAAGAACGAAATATTTTAGCAACACtcgatttattatttcaagtgtGAGTTTTACAATCTCTATGATTCCTCTAAATTCGCCTTTTCAATAAATTCAAGGGATTTAAGGTTTGATCTTGAACTTGGATTTATCtctatcttgatcttgatcttgatcttggacttgaacgctaacttggacttgatcttgatcttggacttgaacttttcttcttgatcttgactttctagttgaattcaagggcttggagcttgatcttgaatccagtggtcttgatcttgattgttCTTGAACTTAATTTTcgacttggacttggacttggacttgatcttgacttgaactttatcttgatcatGACTTTCTAGTTGAACTCAAGGGCTTGATCCTGAATTCGggggtcttgatcttgatcgttcttgaacttgaactttatcttgatcttgactttctagttgaattcaaggACTTCcagcttgatcttgaatttagtggtcttgatcttgatcattttgaacttgatcttggatttgaactttatcttgatcttgactttctaattgaattcaagggcttggagcttgatcttgaatccggtggtcttgatcttgattgttCTTGAACTTAATTTTCGACTTgaacttggacttggacttggacttggacttgatcttgacttgaactttatcttgatcttgactttctagTTGAACTCAAGGGCTTGATCCTGAattcggtggtcttgatcttgatcgttcttgaacttgaactttatcttgatcttgactttctagttgaattcaaggacttcgagcttgatcttgaatttagtggtcttgatcttgatcattttgaacttgatcttggatttgaactttatcttgatcttgactttctaattgaattcaagggcttggagcttgatcttgaatccggtgattttgatcttgatcgttcttgaacttgattttggacttgaactttatcttgacttgaactttatcaTGATCTTGACTTTTtagttgaattcaagggcttggagcttgatcttgaatccggtagtcttgatcttgatttttcttgaacttgatcttggacttgaGACTTGAGTTGATCTTGATTTTGACTTTCTAGTTTAATTCAAGGGCTTGAAGCTAATCTTGAATTcagtggtcttgatcttgatcttgaacacttgaatttttgaattcttgaacttgtagagaaatttataatttttgatcTACGAgttttctctagcttcttgtttagaattatTGGTTttcttttctgaattatgagacCCCTATTGATAGCTTTAGGATAGTGGAGTTGCGATTGGAACAAGACTCCCTTCGAacaatcagatttaagtgaaatatcatATGGGCTTTATAGAGCgggttttaattaaattcatatttatctaaatttaaataattaaatcaattatattagtccataatatttatttggactaatatattcattaatttaatataatccgaacaactttataaatttatatttaataaattttaagtgatTACGATACTATTATAACATTTTGCTTCTATTACCTTTAAAACAATTGACAACTAAAAGTAGCATCATAATTCATACGTGATCAATAAAGCCATAGGAAATAAAAAGATTCTCTAATTTTTAAtctcataaataattaattacatgttTTACTTGTTAAATTTCTAAAGAATTTAATGTCGAAAAATATAtagttcaaattttgaaaaaagtacTCAATTAGATTGTAAAAAGACTATTGTATGATTTGAAGTAACTTGAACACATGCGATACAAGCATCTTAGTGACTGctttttaaaaacttataaaaatgatgtaatttgtccatttgtttttacaaaaaaaaataaaaaataataaacattgaAGTTTGTCATActtgttgtttatgttgatggCTTAAACCTTATTGGCACTAAAGGTAAGTgattatttaaagaatgaaattgacaaaagaaaaatcttGAAAGGGCATAATTGAGAAATTGGCAAATCGTATATGTTCATCAATCTGCGTAGACaaaaaagtgttgaaaagatTTTATATGAATGATGCACATTCATTAAGTATTCTCATGATTGTTCAATCACTTGATGTGAATAAGAATTTATTCTGACCTCAATGACAAAATTGTTTATCTTGAAGTACCATATATCCTAGTGCAATTCATGCACTACTGTATCTTACTAACATTACAAACCACAATAATTTGTAAGCAAGATATAGTGGTTCAAActcttctccacttaaataccagGCTTTCATCCATACTGTGGTTCAAACTCGTAACATGTACCTAACCAATACACCAAGGCACTATACTCTTGCCACTAAAGCAAAGCCCCAGGCGCTATTTTACGTACTGAGGATTTTATCTTCTGTTAAAACTATCTTCCCTGGCTGTATTTGATATTAGTCATAACTTCTCTAGTATGAATATCTCAGGCTCAAGGCAAAACATTACCTCTCAAAAGGCAATGAATTGAGCTTTAGCTCAACAATTTGCACCTTGAAACTGAATACCTGTCCTTGGATCAATTTCACAGGGAATAACTAGACTTCCCTCATATTCAACTTcttgaatattttcttatagCATAAGCTGGAACGGGGTACCCACCATCAACTGTTCCAAAGCTTCAACATTCATTCACATAATTATCAAACATTGGGAACTTATAACAAATTCCTCCCCATATCCTCCAAAACTAGAAGCTGAATGTTTTCTCTAGTTGAACACTGTACAAAGTTATACTAAAAAATCCCTCAGAAAATAGGACTATCATGGATGAGAAAACAGCATACGATAAAACTccagattaaaaagaaaactagAACATATTACAGCAACAGCCTACTTCACAACTTTGTCTGAAGCAGCACAGTACCAACAGGGATGACCACATCCATGTCTAAAGAGAATGAAGTTTCTTGCTCTCCGACCAGAATATTACAGATGATCCGACTCCATGTCCTGCAACTCCAACAATGATTTGTCATAAACACCACATGTGCCAAGGAAAGCAATCCATGAACCAGCGCGTTTTGACATACCTCATGACAATCTTCAAGGGAACATCAAATACCTGATATCAATCTCCAATAAAAGTCATGTACCACCACTTGCCCCACTTTGGCTACCAACACCTAGCACAGGCATGGACCTATGTGCAAATTCTAACAGGACCTTTCTCTGTTGTTCACTAGTGTGAGGAAGACTCGCACGCAAAAGTTCAACAGGCATCTCCCTACTAATAGCTTTGGCTGCATCAGATCCACTAACAGCCACATCCGGTGGGCCTTGTGTCAAGAAACATTGCATTACAGTGTCGTATTTGCTGAAACAGTATTTCGTGAGTAACCCAAAAAATGCATCAAACGAGGCCTGCCAGAATGCCCTATTAGGCATGCTGCACTTGCCAGCTGCATGGGGATCTCTTAAGAGCTCAGTCGCCCTCTCAAGAATAGATTTTAGAACAACAGATGCCCCATCTCCAGCAGGGCTTCCAACAGGACGGAGCGGAGGAGGCTCTGCTGAACAAACCACTGATGCAAGACAAGCAGCGAGTGCTTTGAGCTCCATTTCACAAATACAAAGCGACACGGTCCTTCCAAGGTTCACAGTAGTCTCGGTTGCACCGTGATCACTTGGAATCCCACCAAACAAGAACCTTAGATGACGGAAAATAGCCATGCAAACCACCCTGGTCAGTTCACTTCCAGGGAAAAGAAGCTGAAGGTACCGTACTAGCAGTTTCCGGCCCTTGGGAAGTGAGACGATCCTCAAGAAGACAACATCATCTTTAGCAGCCAAATTCACAGTGTGGACACTTTTGCCAAGAGGGTCAACTAGCTGAAGTGATGAGGCCAAATCCTCAAGCAGAACCTGCCGCCTGCGTTTCAACTGATCTCCTCCATCTGGAAGCTGGTTAAACTGTAGGAACCGGTCAATATCATCAACATCGAGAAGAAGACTAAGTCCATCCTCAATAGTCACCCTAGCTGCTAGCATTGGCTCTTGCTCCAGGGGTTTCTCAGACATTTTCTGTTCAATGCATCCAGTAGCACATGATTTTGGTGGATCAACTTCAAGAAGCGGTCGGGGCCTGCGAATAGAAGAGAAAGCAACTCTTCCAAGAGCATCAACCTGGAGAAAAGGATGTGGATCAGTATTAGCACGACTTCGAGCACTACCATCCCTCAAATTATTTGGGCAGAAATGGTGCTTCAACTTTGCACCAGCAGACTTTTTGGCCAGACAAGCTTGGTGATAATAATCATCAACATAAGGATCATTGCTATGGGTAGCAGCCAGCTGTGCTCTAAGAATATTCTCTAATTCATCTGTTGACATGTACTTGGATCTAAATCTTGTCCATGCGCTAACATTTCTCTGGCTACTGATATCAAAGCCTAGTTGAGGGTAATGCATGCCCTGTCTGCCTCTCAGCATTAGTTTTGCCTTTTGATCTCTTAAATCAGCCAACCCAAGCATATCAAAATTGTTCATCATCTGCGAGGGTGGAGACATATGGTGATTAATAAGTTGAGATTGCAACCCTGGCAAACGGCCATAGGGTGGACGCAAGGGGTGCTGTTGGCCAGGTTGCTGGGGTAGCTGCAGCCCCCCATGTGGTGTTGCGAAACCATTTTGGCGATGTGACTGCTGGGGCATCATATTACTGGTCATGCTTGATTGCTCCCCTGGATATAAAGTAGACTGCTTCAACCATTGGCTTGGAATTTGATTATGAAGGGGAAGCCCAGCAGGCGTGCCCTGAGCAAACTTTCCACCATACTGCGGGCCAAGATGCGAGGCAGCTAATTGATTTGCAGTGTTTAAGAAGGGAGAAAAGTTCGGAGAGGAAACTGGCATTTGCTGTCCACCGGGATGATTTGGACCATTTGGGTTCCGTAACTGGTTATTTGTGGAGGCTTGTGGATGCCTTGCACTAGGAGGGAATGAAGGGAAAGGCAATTCTGGGATGAGTCCTGGTTCACTGGAGTAGTGTTGGTTCAGGGTTTGCTGCTGATATTcatgttgctgttgttgctcaGGGTATGAGGAAGTCCTGTACAAAGTATTTGATTCCAAAAGGTGAGCAGCAGAAGAATATGGCACTGATGGCCATCTTTTGCTGTCATTGATTTCACCCCCATCAAGAGCTTTCCGGTCAATCCAACTACGAAATTCTGCATCTTGTGACCACTCAACAGCTGATGAGCCTGAAACATTGATCATATGGAAAAGATATACCTTCAGTTAATTAAATGaccaaaaatgaattaaaataaggcACGATGTTCAACTTTATAATGGTTAGAGAACTATAACATACTAACTACATCTTTACCGAGAAAGGTAAAAGCAAAAAACTCATATTGTGACCCATGATAACCAAGTGATACATGTAAAGTGAAGTCACCGAGTTTTAATTTCAACACATTACCAAACATACTCTAGTTCCCAGTCAAGGTGTTCGGCATATTTGCTACTCAATCTATTTATCATAAAGGCACTACTACTAAAACGCTAAAAGTTGAACTAAAATATCCTAGAACTATTGATAGACTTTTATACCctttataaagttaaaaaatttccttttaagAAGCAATTAAATGATGGTTGCAATTGTAATATTCAAAATCTtaaattaatattgatattttgcTGAAATTGTAAAATTTGAATCCTAAAGTTTTAGGGCGGATGAGCTGATGTTTTATTCCTATCTTTGTTACAATTGAACGCTAAAAACACATTACCTATATATCTCACCAGCTAAGAGTTTTACATATTCAGAGCCTTCTTAGATATTCGTAGATTGAAATGGATTGTTTTTATGTCCAACATTTAGCTTCGAAAGAATGTATATCACAGACCAACTAACTGatcatttttatcaatttagAAAGCCATAAGAATTTAAATTGACTTAACCTTTAAATTTAGGAATAATTTGATTTAcccttcaaaaatcaaattcttTTTCCAAATAACTAAATTCCTATTTGCTAAAATTGTAATGTTTAAGGCTTCGCTCAATATAAAGGATATTGGCGTAACAAAAATTATACTTACAACTTTATAATTGTGTGCGGCTGAATCGTGCTCTAAATATGTAGGATACTAAATTCCACTAAAATTATACTTACAAAATTTGTAATTATGTAATTGAATAACTCGTGTTCACagtgaaaatgtttttctaaatAAGACTCAATTTGTATAGGAATAGAATGAGCGTTTTACATAAAccttatttgtataaaatttgcttcATAATATTGATGTATTCCTTTATGCCTAGATGACCGCATGGCTTTCCACTACTAAGTTGCTCAAACTCGGGTACAAGTGCCTGATACGGGTGGAAATCTAGAGGTCTAATCCCTCATAGTTTAAATTCTAAGATTCGGGGGTACAGATACGAGTGCAGAGATTCGGCTAAAAACAATTCATATATCGACAACTAGAGTTGTAAAAATGTCTAAATTATGAGACATTATATGGaaaatttccaaaatattttgAGGAGAAAATATTGATTAAGAGGAGAAACCCAAACAGGGATAAAAGGAGAAAATATAGATCAAGAGGAAAATCCAAGacaaagaataaaagaaaaggacGAACATAGAAATTTATAGATACAAGGTAT
Proteins encoded in this window:
- the LOC101253667 gene encoding protein PAT1 homolog → MDGFEGGGGSSRSFMEFGDDRPAEEKFDASQYAFFGNDVVEEVELGGLEDEEDDSFPPVGFDDEEYQLGREEGGAFGSLSEIDDLNNTFSKFNKDDGGAIRPGFIGDREYRESSSAVEWSQDAEFRSWIDRKALDGGEINDSKRWPSVPYSSAAHLLESNTLYRTSSYPEQQQQHEYQQQTLNQHYSSEPGLIPELPFPSFPPSARHPQASTNNQLRNPNGPNHPGGQQMPVSSPNFSPFLNTANQLAASHLGPQYGGKFAQGTPAGLPLHNQIPSQWLKQSTLYPGEQSSMTSNMMPQQSHRQNGFATPHGGLQLPQQPGQQHPLRPPYGRLPGLQSQLINHHMSPPSQMMNNFDMLGLADLRDQKAKLMLRGRQGMHYPQLGFDISSQRNVSAWTRFRSKYMSTDELENILRAQLAATHSNDPYVDDYYHQACLAKKSAGAKLKHHFCPNNLRDGSARSRANTDPHPFLQVDALGRVAFSSIRRPRPLLEVDPPKSCATGCIEQKMSEKPLEQEPMLAARVTIEDGLSLLLDVDDIDRFLQFNQLPDGGDQLKRRRQVLLEDLASSLQLVDPLGKSVHTVNLAAKDDVVFLRIVSLPKGRKLLVRYLQLLFPGSELTRVVCMAIFRHLRFLFGGIPSDHGATETTVNLGRTVSLCICEMELKALAACLASVVCSAEPPPLRPVGSPAGDGASVVLKSILERATELLRDPHAAGKCSMPNRAFWQASFDAFFGLLTKYCFSKYDTVMQCFLTQGPPDVAVSGSDAAKAISREMPVELLRASLPHTSEQQRKVLLEFAHRSMPVLGVGSQSGASGGT